Proteins co-encoded in one Anguilla anguilla isolate fAngAng1 chromosome 16, fAngAng1.pri, whole genome shotgun sequence genomic window:
- the LOC118215026 gene encoding calcitonin-1-like isoform X1 has product MVMLKISAFLVAYALVVCQMYSSQAAPIRPGMEAMTDRVALTDYEARRLLNAIVKEFVQVTAEELAQQAGDGNSPDIPVSKRCSNLSTCVLGKLSQDLHRMQAYPRTDVGAGTPGRRRSLLRERGRYGSDGEALRTV; this is encoded by the exons ATGGTAATGCTGAAGATCTCCGCCTTCCTCGTTGCCTACGCCTTGGTCGTGTGTCAGATGTACAGTTCGCAAGCAGCGCCCATCAG ACCCGGCATGGAGGCCATGACGGACCGCGTCGCGCTCACAGACTACGAGGCGCGGAGGCTACTCAACGCCATCGTCAAGGAGTTCGTCCAGGTGACGGCCGAGGAGCTGGCGCAGCAGGCAGGCGACGGAAACAG TCCGGACATTCCCGTTTCCAAACGCTGCTCCAACCTGAGCACGTGCGTGCTGGGAAAGCTGTCGCAGGACCTGCACAGGATGCAGGCGTACCCCCGCACCGACGTGGGGGCCGGGACGCccgggaggaggcggagcctgctGAGGGAACGCGGGCGCTACGGCAGCGACGGGGAGGCGCTCCGCACCGTCTaa
- the LOC118215026 gene encoding calcitonin gene-related peptide-like isoform X3, with amino-acid sequence MVMLKISAFLVAYALVVCQMYSSQAAPIRPGMEAMTDRVALTDYEARRLLNAIVKEFVQVTAEELAQQAGDGNSVTAQKRACNTATCVTHRLADFLSRSGGMGSSSFVPTNVGSKAFGRRKRESQM; translated from the exons ATGGTAATGCTGAAGATCTCCGCCTTCCTCGTTGCCTACGCCTTGGTCGTGTGTCAGATGTACAGTTCGCAAGCAGCGCCCATCAG ACCCGGCATGGAGGCCATGACGGACCGCGTCGCGCTCACAGACTACGAGGCGCGGAGGCTACTCAACGCCATCGTCAAGGAGTTCGTCCAGGTGACGGCCGAGGAGCTGGCGCAGCAGGCAGGCGACGGAAACAG CGTGACGGCGCAGAAGAGGGCCTGTAACACGGCCACCTGCGTGACCCACCGCCTGGCGGACTTCCTCAGCCGGTCGGGGGGCATGGGCAGCAGCAGCTTCGTACCCACCAACGTGGGCTCCAAGGCCTTCGGCCGGCGGAAGCGGGAGAGCCAGAtgtga
- the LOC118215026 gene encoding calcitonin gene-related peptide-like isoform X2, which produces MVMLKISAFLVAYALVVCQMYSSQAAPIRPGMEAMTDRVALTDYEARRLLNAIVKEFVQVTAEELAQQAGDGNSSVTAQKRACNTATCVTHRLADFLSRSGGMGSSSFVPTNVGSKAFGRRKRESQM; this is translated from the exons ATGGTAATGCTGAAGATCTCCGCCTTCCTCGTTGCCTACGCCTTGGTCGTGTGTCAGATGTACAGTTCGCAAGCAGCGCCCATCAG ACCCGGCATGGAGGCCATGACGGACCGCGTCGCGCTCACAGACTACGAGGCGCGGAGGCTACTCAACGCCATCGTCAAGGAGTTCGTCCAGGTGACGGCCGAGGAGCTGGCGCAGCAGGCAGGCGACGGAAACAG CAGCGTGACGGCGCAGAAGAGGGCCTGTAACACGGCCACCTGCGTGACCCACCGCCTGGCGGACTTCCTCAGCCGGTCGGGGGGCATGGGCAGCAGCAGCTTCGTACCCACCAACGTGGGCTCCAAGGCCTTCGGCCGGCGGAAGCGGGAGAGCCAGAtgtga